GGCTGAAGACAATGTCGACTCCATTGACCGCCGCGCCGGCGCACATGAGAAACACAGGATAGAGAACGACATTGTGCAGGATGTTGAGAGCCGTCGCGCCGGCGGCGGTGAACGCAACCGGACTTCCGACGGCGGCCTCCAATTCCTGCTTAGTCGCATGGGGCAGAGCGCCCAGAACCGGCTGCAACAAAAAAATCGCCGCTCGCCAGAGCGGTCGCGTGAGCGGCCCCTCCTTCCTAAAGCGGGAAAAAACTTCGTTGAAACTTCCCGGCAGCTCTCCGGGAAAATGCTTTTCGGCTTTGGGCGGCTTGGCGATTTGAGCCGGAGCCGGCGGCGCCGCGGGCTTAGGCTTTGACGCCGCTGCGGTTGGCGCCGCAGCGGACCGCGGCGCTGCGGCCGGCGGCGCCGTGGGCGTTTTTGCGGGAGTCTTTGCAGGCTGCTCGGTCGCTGGCGCCGCCGCCACTGCGGCTTCCTTACGGAAACGCGATTCGAAATTTTCTCCGAAGGCGACGTCGTGATGCAGCTCTTTGGCCCGCGCGATCAACACCGCTTCGCTCTCGATATTATTAGGGTCGGTCACGCAGCAGTCCACGGGGCAAACAGCGGCACAGGCTTCATAGTCATGAAAGCCGACGCACTCGGTGCACAACAGAGGATCGATGACGTAGATTTCTTCGCCTTGGCTGATCGCGTTGTTGGGACACTCCGGCTCGCAGGCCCCACAGTTGATGCACTCGCTTGTGATCATCGTAGCCATTTTTGTTAACTCCCGATTCTTCGTGAGTAATTACTTGTTCCGCGCCGGGTTGTCAATCATTTCGGCAAAAGCTTGAAAGAAAATGAAAATCTATGTTACACCTAAATCATGGCGGCGTACCCAAGTGGTTAAGGGAGAGGTCTGCAAAACCTCGATGCAGCGGTTCGAATCCGCTCGCCGCCTCCATTTCCCGCCGCCCGATCCAAGATTTCGCGGTACGCCGATTTCAATCTTCGTTTTTTGAATTGCCGATTCCCAAAAGAGCATCCAGCTCCCCCGCTGTATCGAGCTCCCGCAACTCGTCGTATCCTCCCACGGATTGGTCATCGATGAAAATCTGCGGAACCGTTCGACGGCCCGAGCGTTGCCGCAACTCGTCCTGAAGGCGCGGATCGCGACTCACGTCGATCTCCTCAAAATCGACTTGCTTGGTGCGGAGCAGGGCTTTGGCCCAAATGCAGTACGGGCAAATCTGCGTGGTGTAAATAACCACCTTCGGCATAATCGATGATTTCCCGGTCATGGGTCGCCGGGCCCGCGGCGGAGACTGCGGCCGATTTGGCGGGTCGCAATCCTATTCCTTCAAAAGTTTTTTCAGAGCGGCGCCCAGCTCGCGATGGGTGAAAGGTTTGGCGATGTAGTCGTTGCAGCCGACTTGAATGCATTTTTCCCGGTCGCCGGGCAATGCGCGCGCCGTGGCGGCAAGGATGGGGATCGCTTTCGTCTTGGGATTTTTGCGGATCATAGCAGCCGCCTCGAAGCCGTCCAGCTTGGGCAGCGAGATATCCATGATGATCAGGTCGGGCATCTGGGAGGCCGCCATCTCGACGGCCTTCTTCCCATCGTCGGCGGTGATGGCCTCGTAACCCAGGAACTCAAGCTCCTTCTGAACCACGTCGATCGTTGCCGGGTTGTCTTCCACCAGGAGGATTTTCTTTTTCATCCGCGGTTCCTTGTAGCGTAATATACCATCAATCGCGCCTGCCTGCCATCTCAACCCTTTCCTTCGGTCATCTCGATATTGACGCTGCCGACGAATACTTGCGCGGACATCTTGACGGGGAGTCGTTTTTCGTCCGCCGTGATCCACATGATCCCCTCGCGGAACCGCTTCGCATATCCGGACTTGCTCAGGTCGGCCACCCTCGGAATAATCTTGTAGGCGTCGAATTCACCCTGGCTCGTCCTTACCCGTTCTCTACCCGCCACATCCAACGTGACGAGGTAGCGGCTCTTGCCGCCGAAGACTTCGAGGCGAAAGTGATCCCCGACTTTGAAATCGAGACTGCGGGCCAGGTAAACGGCCGAGATCGTATCCAGCGTGTACGGCGATACGAATTCGAAATCCTTGCGCCGCTTGTTCTCCTTGCGCCGGACCACCCATTTGTGCGTGGCGGGATCTATCTCGGCGATCGTATCGATGACTTTCTTGTTTTCCCGCTGGATGAAAACAAACCGGCGCGGATGAAGAGTCTCGGCGTCGAACGTGGACTCGATCCTGTCTCGCATCTTAAAGATGAAATCCAGGTAGCGCCACGATTCCGCCTTGACCGTGACATGATAGTATTTCTTGCCGTCCAACGTGACCGGCCGGCTCTCAATCTCCGTCTCGGCTACCGGCACGCCCATCCAGGTAGCGCGGTAGGTGGCCTTCTCTCCGCGGTCAAAGGGACGAAAACGGGGAGCATAGTTCTCAAACGGCGACTGCGTGTCGGCGGCAGAGCCGAGCACGTAGCCGAGACCTATCGAGATGACGAGAAGAAATCGGAGAAGAAAAAAGTCGGTCTTCACTCAACTCCCAAAGCCGGTCATATAGGGCAGCTTCGCCGCGACCGCTTTTACTTTACTCAAGTTGAAGCGCAGCATCGCGGTGGAGTCCCACGATCCTTCGAGCAGCGCTTGGCGGGAGGTTTCCGGAATGGCGACGGGCAGGGATTTTCCGCCGGCATAAGAGAGGGTCTTCTTTTCAATATCGAGGGTAAATCGCGCTTGCGGATCGGACTCCGTCAACCCCATCAGCTCTTCTATCTCCCGTTCGCCGACGGTGACGGCGGGAATTCCCAGCATCACGCAATTGCCCGCGAAAATCGCGGCGAAGGATTCGCCCACGATCGCGTGAATGCCGAATCGATGAAGCGCCTGGGGCGCGTGCTCCCGCGAGGAGCCGCAGCCGAAATTTTTATTGACCAGCAAGATCGACGCTCCCTTGAACCTGTCGTCGTTGAATGGATGCGGCTTCGGCTTGCCCGCGGCGTCGAACCTCTCGTCAAAAAAGGGATACTCCCCCATGCGCGCGAAGGTCGCCTCTTTCAAGTAGCGCGCCGGGACGATGCGGTCGGTGTCGATATCGTTGCCCCTAACCGGAACCGCGCGGCTGGCGACGCGGATTATTTTCGATTCGTTGCTCATACTCGATATTGTCTTTCGATCCTCTCCTTTATCCTCTCCCTTCCAGGGAGGGAAAAGGGCGAGGGTTATTGGAGATATTCGCGGACGTCCACGACTTTTCCGCTGAGCGCCGCCGCGGCGACCATCGCGGGACTCATCAACAGAGTCCGCCCGCCGGGGCTTCCCTGCCGACCGATGAAATTGCGGTTCGACGAGGAAGCGCAGATCTCTCTTCCCTGCAATTTATCGGGGTTCATCGCGAGACACATCGAACAGCCGGCGGCGCGCCACTCGAATCCCGCCTGGGTGAAAATTTGATGCAGCCCTTCTTTTTCCGCCAGCGCCTTTACCTCGGCCGATCCCGGCACGACGAGCGCGCGAATACCGGCGTGGACTTTTCTTCCCTTGGCGATCGCGGCCGCGGCGCGGAGGTCGCTCAACCGCGAATTCGTGCACGAGCCGACGAACGCCACGTCGATCGGCGTTCCCAGAATCGGACTCCCCGGCTTCCAGCCCATGTGCTCATAGGCTTTCCTCGCCCCTTCGGGATCGGGAAAACCTTCGGGACGCGGCAGTTTCTCCGAGATGCCGACCGACTGACCCGGATTGATTCCCCAGGTGACGGTCGGCTCGATATCCGACCCGTTCATGCTGACCACATCGTCGTAGCTCACGTCGGCATCCGAGGCGACCGATTTCCAATAAGCCACGGCGCGCTCGAAATCCGCGCCCTTCGGGACGTACGGTCTTCCTTTCAAAAACTCGAAGGTGGTTCTGTCCGGGTTGACGTAGCCGACCAGAGCGCCGCCCTCGATGCTCATGTTGCAGACGGTCATGCGCTCTTCCATGCTCATCCTGTCGATCACCGCGTCCCCGTACTCGTACGCGAATCCCTTGCCGCCGGCGACGCCGAGCTTGCGGATGATGTTGAGAATCACGTCCTTGGCGTAAACGCCTTGAGCCAACGAACCGTCAACGTTGATTCTCCGCACCTTGAGCCGGTCCATCGCCAGCGTCTGCGTGGCGAGAACGTCGCGCACCTGACTCGTGCCGATGCCGAAGGCCAACGTGCCGAACGCGCCGTGCGTGCTGGTATGGCTGTCGCCGCACGCCAGCGTCATGCCGGGTTGCGTGAGACCGAGCTGAGGACCGATGACGTGAACGATACCCTGCTTGTCGCTGTCCAGGCCGAAAAAATCGATGCCGAACTCGCCGACGTTTTTTTCCAGCACCCGGGTCAACTCCTCGGCCTGGGAATCCAGAAACGGGCGCGTGCGCACGTCGGTGGGAACGATGTGATCGACGGTGGCAAAAGTGCGCTCGGGAAAAGCTACGTCCATGCCTTTTTCCCGCAGCATATCGAACGCCGGGGCGGTGGTGATCTCGTGGATCAGATGAAGCCCGACGAAGAGCTGTGTCTGCCCCGTTGGCAGGATGTCGACGGCGTGCGAATCCCAAACCTTGTCGTAGAGCGTGCGCCCTTTTGCCATGCAAGTTTCTCCTCCGGAAAAATCATAATATCCAGCCGGGCGAGGCAGCGCAAGGCTCGGTTGCGGCGGGTTTCCGGGCGCGGGCTAAAGCCCCAATTCTTTTTGCGCCTGTTTGAGGTAGCTCAGGTCGGCGAATTTCTCGGGCGGGGGCGCGGGGTCCTTGATGAGACCGTCCTGCATCTGGACCTCGACGTTGATCTTCAATCCTTCGAGCGTGACTGCGCCGTCGGCGGGATAGACGCGGTTCTTGATGTAATAGTCGATTCCCTTCTCAGCGTACGGCGGCTTGAGGCCTAATTCTTTCGTGAGAAAATCCGCCGCCTGGGCCGGCTGTTCGTAGATCCAACGCAGGCTCCGGATGTGCGCTTTGACGAATTTGACGACGCTGACGCGGTTCTTCTCGGCCCAGGCGGGATTCACGTTGATGGAATTGAACTGATAGGTGGAAATGACCTCCGTCGTGTCGCCCAGTTTATTGAAACCCCGATCGATCGCGATATCGGCGAACGGGACGCCGAGAACCGCTCCCGCCACCGCGCCGCTTTCGAGCGCGCTTAATCGCGCCGGCGTGCCGCCAGCGATCACGGCGAGGCTGAAGTCGCGCGGATACTGAAGCCCTTTGCTTTTCAGGTAACTCAGCAAAATGGATGTCGCGCCCCCTTTGAGACTCGCGACGCCGAGCCGCGCGCCTCTCAGATCCTCGATCCTCTTGGCGTTCTTCCCGCCGATGAGAAGATAAGGCGCCGCGTTGCTCGAGCCCGCTACCACCTTCAGGTTCGCGCCTTTTTCGTTCAAGACGATGATGCCGTCGGGATTGATGAGAGCGAAATGAAGATCTCCGGTCACCAGGGCTTGGAGCTGGAGATCGGCGCGCCCGATGCTGACGAGATCGACCGCGATTCCCTCCTGGCCATAGAAGCCTTTCTTCTGAGCGATGAAAAACGGGAGATAGTTCAGGTCGCGGGATACGTAGCCCGCCTTGATGGTTTCCGCGGCGGCGGGAAAACTCAGCCACCAGAGAACGAGTGGAATAAGGAAAATGAACGACGGCCTTCTCATGGCGGGTCACCTCCCTAGCTTAGCGATGATCCAAAATCCACCTCACAACGTCGATCCGGCGCGCGAACCAGACCTCGGGGAAAGACTTGGCGTACTGAACCGACTCATCGTACACCTTGCCCGTAGCGGGAAAAGCCATCTGGCAGTGCATCGCCATCGTGAGCATCTTGGGTTCCTCCGCGGACTCTTGGTAGAGCATGTCGAATTCGTCCTTGAAGGCGCCGAATAAATCGCGCGCCGTGATGCCGCGGCGGTACATGCCGGTGTCGTTGAGACCGCTGATGGCGTTGCGGTAAGGAACTTCGACAATCGTCTTCCCTTTCACGTCGATCAAATACGGCGCATCGTCGTTGACCGCATCGCCGTGCCAGAGAAACCCCTCCTCGGCGAGCAATTCCAAAGTGTGTTCCGTGTGGCGCATCCCGGAAGACAGAGAGCCGTAAGGCCGCGCGCCGACGAGATCCTGAAAAATCTTGACGCACGTCCTGATCTCTTCGCGCTCCTGCTCCCGGGTGAGATGGATCGACTGAACGTCTTCGGCGTAATTGTGGCCGACGATCTCATGTCCTTGCGCATGAATTTCCTTCACCGCCTCAGGATACTTGATCGCCGCCAGGCCGTTGATATTGAACGAAGCCCTGAGCCCGTGCTTCTTGAGAATCCTGAGTATGCGCCAGATTCCGGTTCTCCCGCCGTAATCATTCTCGCTCGCCGTCCTGAAGTCGTACTTGCAACGGACGTCTTCGGCGGTGATCGGATTGGAGCCGCCGACGTGATGAGTTCTCCTGTGCTTCGGGTCGGGCGTTTCCGTCCAGGCCTCCAAATTACCCGCGAGCGTCACGGCCAGACGGGCGCCGTTCGGCCATTGGATCTTGATCTTTTTCCCCTTGGAGAAAACATCGTAGAAAGCATCGTGCGACGGCATCATGGGTAATTCCTCCGAACAGATTGAGTTAGGCCAAGCTATATAAGGAAGGCTCGAATCGTGTCAATCAGTTCTGCTGGCTGAGGAGATCGTACACCAGGGCGTAGAACTGAAACACCGAGGGCAGATAGACGGCGAAAAATTCTTTGGCGGAAAAGCTCCTTTGCGTTGGGTCGACGTGGGT
This sequence is a window from Candidatus Binatia bacterium. Protein-coding genes within it:
- the leuD gene encoding 3-isopropylmalate dehydratase small subunit, with amino-acid sequence MSNESKIIRVASRAVPVRGNDIDTDRIVPARYLKEATFARMGEYPFFDERFDAAGKPKPHPFNDDRFKGASILLVNKNFGCGSSREHAPQALHRFGIHAIVGESFAAIFAGNCVMLGIPAVTVGEREIEELMGLTESDPQARFTLDIEKKTLSYAGGKSLPVAIPETSRQALLEGSWDSTAMLRFNLSKVKAVAAKLPYMTGFGS
- a CDS encoding polysaccharide deacetylase family protein, whose protein sequence is MMPSHDAFYDVFSKGKKIKIQWPNGARLAVTLAGNLEAWTETPDPKHRRTHHVGGSNPITAEDVRCKYDFRTASENDYGGRTGIWRILRILKKHGLRASFNINGLAAIKYPEAVKEIHAQGHEIVGHNYAEDVQSIHLTREQEREEIRTCVKIFQDLVGARPYGSLSSGMRHTEHTLELLAEEGFLWHGDAVNDDAPYLIDVKGKTIVEVPYRNAISGLNDTGMYRRGITARDLFGAFKDEFDMLYQESAEEPKMLTMAMHCQMAFPATGKVYDESVQYAKSFPEVWFARRIDVVRWILDHR
- the grxC gene encoding glutaredoxin 3, with translation MPKVVIYTTQICPYCIWAKALLRTKQVDFEEIDVSRDPRLQDELRQRSGRRTVPQIFIDDQSVGGYDELRELDTAGELDALLGIGNSKNED
- a CDS encoding response regulator encodes the protein MKKKILLVEDNPATIDVVQKELEFLGYEAITADDGKKAVEMAASQMPDLIIMDISLPKLDGFEAAAMIRKNPKTKAIPILAATARALPGDREKCIQVGCNDYIAKPFTHRELGAALKKLLKE
- the leuC gene encoding 3-isopropylmalate dehydratase large subunit: MAKGRTLYDKVWDSHAVDILPTGQTQLFVGLHLIHEITTAPAFDMLREKGMDVAFPERTFATVDHIVPTDVRTRPFLDSQAEELTRVLEKNVGEFGIDFFGLDSDKQGIVHVIGPQLGLTQPGMTLACGDSHTSTHGAFGTLAFGIGTSQVRDVLATQTLAMDRLKVRRINVDGSLAQGVYAKDVILNIIRKLGVAGGKGFAYEYGDAVIDRMSMEERMTVCNMSIEGGALVGYVNPDRTTFEFLKGRPYVPKGADFERAVAYWKSVASDADVSYDDVVSMNGSDIEPTVTWGINPGQSVGISEKLPRPEGFPDPEGARKAYEHMGWKPGSPILGTPIDVAFVGSCTNSRLSDLRAAAAIAKGRKVHAGIRALVVPGSAEVKALAEKEGLHQIFTQAGFEWRAAGCSMCLAMNPDKLQGREICASSSNRNFIGRQGSPGGRTLLMSPAMVAAAALSGKVVDVREYLQ
- a CDS encoding ABC transporter substrate-binding protein translates to MRRPSFIFLIPLVLWWLSFPAAAETIKAGYVSRDLNYLPFFIAQKKGFYGQEGIAVDLVSIGRADLQLQALVTGDLHFALINPDGIIVLNEKGANLKVVAGSSNAAPYLLIGGKNAKRIEDLRGARLGVASLKGGATSILLSYLKSKGLQYPRDFSLAVIAGGTPARLSALESGAVAGAVLGVPFADIAIDRGFNKLGDTTEVISTYQFNSINVNPAWAEKNRVSVVKFVKAHIRSLRWIYEQPAQAADFLTKELGLKPPYAEKGIDYYIKNRVYPADGAVTLEGLKINVEVQMQDGLIKDPAPPPEKFADLSYLKQAQKELGL
- a CDS encoding DUF3108 domain-containing protein; translation: MKTDFFLLRFLLVISIGLGYVLGSAADTQSPFENYAPRFRPFDRGEKATYRATWMGVPVAETEIESRPVTLDGKKYYHVTVKAESWRYLDFIFKMRDRIESTFDAETLHPRRFVFIQRENKKVIDTIAEIDPATHKWVVRRKENKRRKDFEFVSPYTLDTISAVYLARSLDFKVGDHFRLEVFGGKSRYLVTLDVAGRERVRTSQGEFDAYKIIPRVADLSKSGYAKRFREGIMWITADEKRLPVKMSAQVFVGSVNIEMTEGKG